AAAGCGGGCTTCGGGATCGGGCTGACACTCGCCATGTTCGACGCGATTGCCCGAGCCATCGGTGTAATAATAGATGAAGGAAGCTGTGGCCGTGCGAGCGTCCATATCCTCGATATAGGAACAGGCACTATAGCTTTTATTGATTTTGTAGCGTTCTTCGCCATCGGCACAGGTGCCGTAAGAGGTTTCGCCGTCCGTTGTGGTGGCCATACGGGTTTGCTGGATCGCCTGGAGCTGATCGAGATCGATCCGCATCTTGCAGCCTTCCGCCGTGATGCGGGTGGAGGTTTGCGGCGTATCATCAAGTTCCAGCGCACCGGGGGTGGTGTAAGATCCGGCATCCGGGTTGCTCGCCGCATTCGAGGCGACTGCGCCATCCGAGGCACCCACCCCAGCTTCCTCGACTTCCTTTTTACTTGCCGTTTCCTCATCCCCGGCCACAGCCAGGCGCTTGAGGGCTGCAATCAGTTCGCTCTGATCGCCCTCAATCGTGATGGGTGCGGCTGGATCGAGTTTGGGGTCATTTTCGAGCGCGAACTGGGCGACAAAATCATCGGAATTCAGCGCTTCGGCCCGGCCATCCTTTTCGACACCGGAAAGCACAAGCTGGCCAACTTTCTGTTCTTCGACCTTCACATAACGGGCATAGGCTTTGGCCGTGACCCCTTCGGTCAGCTTGCTATCGGCCCCGGGCACATCGACCAGCCCCAGATCAAGGGCAATCGGGGTGTTTTCAGGAAGCTCGGTAGTGCTTTGCTCCGCGTGATGATTTTGACCTTTTTGACCATGTCGGCCATGTTGGGATCATCACTCGATACATTCCCGTTTGACCCTGATGGGGTTTGCGTCACGGCAGCGCGGCCGTTGCAAGATCTTCATCGGGGCTTTGGGCGGAAGCGGGCAGGCTGGTTACGGCCAGCCCGGCGCAAATGAATAACAGAACAGGCAAAATGGGTTTCATGACTTATTCCACCTTGGCGATATACCATCCATCGAGGGGCGGATCTGAAAGCGCGTCCCCTGGGGAATGGTGATGATGGGTTTAAGAGAGAGGGTTTCTTCGAGGATGTTGGCGGTGATCTCGCCAAATTTGTTGGACAGTTCCTCGGCGGCTTTTTCCGAGGCGGCAGTCGCGACCTGGCCGTCATTGCTTTCGGATTTGGTCGAGGCGGCGGCATAGCGCACCGCTGTCGAAATGCCGGTCAGAAGAAACGCATTGCCATAGCGTTCCATAAAGCGCCGGTCCACTTCGCCCGATGCGCCCAACTGGCCTTGCGCATTGGCAACAAGGGATTTGATATTGCGGATTTCAGCACGGTGCCCGGCAATCAGCACCCGCTCGCACTGCATGGCGAGACGGGAACTGCCCATATCCTCGGGCGGCATATAATTGCAGATCAGGCGCGAGCCTTTGGGCAACAGCGCCAGGCGACTGTGATAGCCAAAAACATCCCGCGTGGTTTGCACAACCACCGTGCCGGTATCCTCGCCGCCGACCTGGCTGTTGATCCCGGTTTCAAGCTGGACCGGGATATAACGATCCGCGGTCAAAATACGCGAGTTATCGACCGGCAGGCTGGAGGTGCGGCGCGGGCCTTCATAATCGCCTTCGATCTCCATCTTTTTGGCATCGAGGATATGTTCCGGGCGGGCGGCTTCATCCATTTTGGAGAGATCAGGCACGGCAAGGTTGCTGGTATCGGTAGAGCCGTTTGCGCTGTCTGCCCCCGCAGAAACACCGTTATTGTTGATCGCAGTTGCTGGTGAATGGCTCGAACCGTTGTTAGCCGGTTGGGTCACGGTACCGGTTGGTTGACCGTTGGCAGTTGCCGCTTTTGTGCCGTTTACCGTTGCAGCGCCCCCATTTGCGGGATTGGTCTGGGGCTGAGTCTGCGTCTGGCCAGCTTGCTCGGGCTTGCCGGGAATGCCGCCTGGCTGATCTAGCGACATCGGAATGTCACCAGCTTGTACATTGGGAGCCTGTTCACCTGTCGTCCCCATACCCGGCTCCAGCCGGACGGCTGTGCCAGATGCATCGCGCGTAGCTGGTGTGTTGGGGATAGCGCCATTGCTGCCGACCGGCACCATTCCGTCCGTGCTAAGCGGCTGACCTGAAGGTGATGACGGCAGGGAAGAAGGGCCGGGTGCCGAAAGGCCAGAAGTTTGCCCGGAAGCGGATGGACCCGCAGAGGCCGTGCTTTTGCCAGTTTTGGACAGATCCATGTCTGGTACAAAAACCGACAGGCTCTCGTCTTGCTGCGGTGTAACGCCCAGCCCGGGTGTGAGCGAGACCCGCTGTGCCGGGCGGCCCGGGGCAGCCGGGGGCTGGCTGTAACCCGCAACCTGCCAGTTGGCCGGCACCGCTTGCGCCCAGGCAGCCTCAAGGGCCAGCCGGTAAGGATCGGGTTTTGGCGGCGGAGCCGGTTGCACGACCGGAGCCGGAGGCGGCGGGGGAGGTGGTGCCGGACGCTCGATATAAACCTTCTTTGTCACCACGACCGGCGGGAAGCTCGGAGCCGGTTCGGGCGCTTTGGGCGGTGCCGGTGGGGCGCTTGGTACGCCCCACACGGTTTTGTCATCCGCCGGAAGTTGCGGCGGGGCTTTGAGCGCGCCCGGATCCGCACAGGTGCCACCAAAGGTCAGGCCGAGTACCAGGGCAATGTCACAAAATGCCGTGCTCATCAGTCCCCCTCATATTCAATGCAGAGGAACTTCTTGCCGCTTTTAAGCGAGATCAGGCGCTGGGTGCTTTCGACAATATAGGTGTGACCCTGGATGCGGGTATTGACCAGCTCGTCCAACCCATCGACCACGACATAGGCGGTCGGCAGTTCAAGATCCTTCCAGCGCTCGCCAAAGCGGATATAGGTAAAATAGTCATCGCGAAACACCGTGATCGGGCGCAGTTCATCATCGCCCCACAGGTCATAATCCCCCCAGCCGCGCAGCTTGTTGGGATCAAAGCCGGCATCGGCAATAAAATCGTCCTTCGGCGTGCCAGGATCGGTATCACTGAGATCATGAACGGCTTTCGCCATCTCGCTGTCGTCAGCGCCTGCAGGATTGCTTGTTGCAGATTTGGCGACTGTTCCTGAAGCAGTGTTGTCCGGTGTGTTCGATACCGTGTCTGATGTATCGATCCGGGCGACCGGCTGATTGCTGTAGCTGCGCCCCTGGCCGGTAACGATGCCGTTTTTGGTACGGGTGATTGTGACGCCGGAGCTGGTTTTGCCAGTCGCGGCATTGCCTGTTGTCTGGCCTGTCGTTTCACCTGCCGTTCCATCCCCATTAGCCGTTTGCCGGGTAATGATCTGGCCGGTTTCATCGCTAAAAACCGGCATGCTGCCATCATAGTTAAGCGGGGCAACTAGATTGCCGTTGCGATCGAACCGTCCGGCGACCAGATCGGGGCGGGTGGTGCTGCCAGGGGCGTCAGCCGTGCCGGTTGGCATGTTTTCAATGATCGGGCGGCCCTGGTAATAGCCGGTGACACGGGGTTGATAGTCGCTTTCAAGCGGTGTGCCATCGGGACCGGTCAACTGGATCGGGTTGCCCTGGTTATCAAGCGGGATTTCCTGAATGTCGTGATATTGACCGGTGACAGGATCAGGCAGGATAATCCCGGCTTCGTTTTGCAATCTGGTCTGCTGTACCCCGCTGCCATAGCGCAGGCGTTGCTGCGGGCGGACCATGGCCACGGTCATGTCGTCACGGGTTGTGACCGAGCCTTTCAGGCGCACCAGAAGGTCGGGCATATTGATGGAATTGACCCCTTCTGCCCGCAGATAGAAGGGATAGACATGGCCCGACCCGCCATAAACAATCATGGAGGTGTCATAGCCGTAACTGGCCGGACGAATGGCAATGCGCCGTTCATCGCGTTTATTGACCGACCAGCTGCGCGGATCACCGACATCAATACGGGTGATTTCCTCACCGGCCGGAAGTTCGATCAGGGTGACGAGATATTCCCGGGTCCGCACCCGATAGGTGCAGGTTTCACACATATCGGTGACATAAACCCCGTCATTCTTCTCGGCATAATCCCAGGCATCCTGGATCTGGCCGCTGGTACGCGGGCGGACCATGGGACCAAAGCGGCCCTCGGCCTGGTCCTTGGCCTGTTTGACGACAGAATCAGGGACCGGCATGGTCGGCACTTTCGGGGCCGGATTGGCCGGTGTGGCGGCATCTGTTGGCTGGTTGCCAGCATTTGCGGAATTGGCCTGGCTGTTGCCATTTTGCCGCTGTCCCGGCATGGGCGGCCGGCCGGAGGTAAACGCGGCGGTTTGGGCGCGCGCATTATGGATGACAAAAACGGCAGCCAGTGCAACCAGCAGGGTGGCCAGTGCCACAGTCCAGGCGAATTTGCGAAGACGGTTTTTCATGAAAATTATTCTCCTGCGCCGGACGGGTTGCGTTTGCGCAAGACCAGTCCGGTCACGGTAAGGCCGAAGGGATTGGTGTATTTTTCTGCGACCGGCACATCCTGTTGCGGGCGCGTGATCAGCGAGAGGTAAGCGCGCAGGCGCTGCGGCTGGCCCAGCGGGCGGCCATTGATCGTGTCGGTCTGGATGAAATCGATGGCGAACTTGTAATCATCGGTCAGGCTGGCCACCCGGTTGATGGTCTCAACATCGATCTTGCGCACCACCCCGCGATCCAGTGCATCGCGCAACTCGCCAGTGGCAATCCGTTCCTTGCGAAACTGTTCCCAATAGGCCAATGACGACAGCTTGGAGGCTTCGCGCAGCCGTTCTTCCTGGGTGACAGGATCAATCGCCAGCAGAATGCGAATAAAGCGCCGGGCGGTTGCTTCAAGGAACAGATCAAAACCATCGACCTGCTTTGAGATCGGTTCGATCTGATAGGTGCGATCATCCGCGCCATAGGTACGGACAAAGACAAATTCCTTTTCCTTGAGCGGCACCAGGGCCGAGATGGTTTGCAATGACACCACCTGGCCAGCACCCAGCACCACGACCGAGGCGGTCAGCATGCGGCACATCCAGGCGAGACGGCGATGGCTGGCCTGAAAGCCGTATGGGTCGTTTTCCGCGATGCTGGCATGACGCCCTTTGGGAAGGGGCGGGGCGTCCTTGCGCTTTCGCTTCAGGGTTAGCCGCGCCATGTGTATCCCTCGCTATTGAACTCGACGGGATCACAGACACAGGGGCTTTCCTTGAGTTTATCGACACCGGTGCCATCCTTGGGCAGTTCGATGTCATCAAAGGCACAGCCTGCCAGCAAAGCGGTGACAGTGACAAAACAGACAAGACGGATCGGGCGAAAGCGTTTCATTGCGGGGCTCCTGTGGATTTCGGGGTGTTCTCGGAAAGAGGGTCTGAATGACGGCTGGGGCGTGCGGGCCAGAAGGGGAGCACGCCCAGCAGCAGCAGGAAGAGAAGGCCGAGGACAAAAAGTTGCGTCCAGATCGCAAGCGCGGTGCGCATGATCCCGGAAAGCTGGTCAGGGGTAATGACCTGCAAGGCCTTGATCGTCTGGATCAGGATGTCGGGCTCAAAAACCGCCCACCAGATCAGGATGACGTGAAAGCTGATCAGTCCGAGCAGGCAGTAGCTTTTGAGAAGGCTTGCCAAAAACAGCAGGGTTTGACGGGCACGCTGGCCGCATTGGCGCAGGAGGATTTGCATGGTCATTTGCCGGACCCTTTGTGTGATGTTGGATTTTTGAGACGTTCGGCGACCCGTTCGCGATGGGCATTGAACCGGTCGGCAAAGGAGTCAGCCGAGCCTTTGGGATCGGAGAAAAAGGACTGGCCCGCGCCAAAGGCATTGGCGGCAGCGCCACTGGCCCCGCGTGCCGCATTAAGCAGGCGACCGCTTTTGACGTTTTTGAAAATCGACATGCCGGTCGCAAGTGCCCCACCGGTCAGGGCGGCCACGGCAGAATTGGTGAATTGCGACTGGGTGATGGAATTGGCCATGCCGGTGGCCTCGGTGACAAAGGCAAAGCCCATCCAGCCCAGCACTACCGGGACAATGACCTTCATGTCTTCAAGGTCGCCCGAGGCATCGACATAGCCGTCAAGATTAAGGGCTGCGACGGCATAGAGCACCAGGCCGATGGCCAGGGTGGCGCCAAACAGCACCATATAGGCGGCCAGCAGTGACTTGAGCGCCTGGATGACCATGCCCTGGCTCCAGCCAAATCCGATGCCCATCATCAGATAGGGGGAGAGGGCGGCCAGCATCATGACGCGGAAAATGCTGACCGCGATCTGACTGAAATAGATTATCATCAGGAGCAGCCAGGGAATGGCGATCAAAACGCCATAAACACCGGCCATCAGATTGCCGAGCGAAAACTCGGACCAGACTTCAAAGGCCATACCAAGCACGGCCCGAAAGCCGATTTCGGCGACATAGACCAGTTGGGTCATGCCGACATAATCTTTACCCGCTTGGCTGATCAGATTGTTGGTTTCACCGCCTGCAGTTGCAGCGGCTTCAAGCACGACGCTGGCAGCGCCCCCCATTGTGGCAAGGGAAGTGTTGTAGATCAGATTGACGAGGATAGCGCCCTGGCCAGATAAAAGGCCCGCGCCTATTGTGATGAAGAACAACTCATGCGAGAATCCTCGCAGATCGGACTTAGCCATCACCATCTTGATACCGTGGACGATAAACCAAATGGCGACGACAGAACCAAAGATGACTGCCATCGGTGTGGTCAGCACATTGCTTAAAGCATCGGTATATCCGGCGGCGGCATCCAGATATCGCTGCATTGGATCGCACATGAGGCAGCTGATGGCGGTTTCTGCTGGGGTATTGTTAATAGCCATGCTGTGTCTGCCTTTTTCCAGCACGGCACATGCCGCGTGCAACAAATGCGCAAAGCAGAGCGAGTTCTTTGACTTTGCGTATGCGAAAAAGACTTGGACTGACTTGCAAACACGGGATCAGTTGGAAGCAGAGTGGGCTCGTGTGGGAACGCAATATGAAGCAGCCCAGAAAAAGGGCGTCTTTGATGGTACCCGTGAGGAGGTTCTTGCCCGTATTGAGCAACTGCCAAATGCCAAAGAGGTTATGCAAGGGCATGACCTGGACTTGGCGTATAATGGCGTTTGGGTACCCGCTGTAGAAATTCAGCCGGGAAGAGCTTATGGCTCTTTCAATAATGCTGCCGGTAATGTGGCTCCCAAAAGCCTGACGTGTAGTGCAACAATTAAACGTAACATTTTTACGCATAATTGTTTCGATCTGCCCGATTGGCGTACAGATGAATTGGTGGCTGCCGATACCAAGAAATTTCAAGGAATTCAGCGCACAAAATAGACTGTTTAAAGAGGCGATCCTCATTCATCGCCTCCTTCCTGTTCGCCGCCATCCCCGGCGGGACGGAACTGCAGCAACATGTTGGATTGAATGCGGATCAGCTGCGCCATTTGCTGTTGCTGCTGCACCTGAATACGGCTTTGATGCAGGGAGGCTTTGAGCAGGGTGGCAAGCAGTGTTTTTACATCAATCGCCTGATCACTTTGTGATTCCAGTTCTTCAATGATGTCCTGGTTGATCTCGGCCAACTCGGTCGAGGTGCGGTCGGCTTGGGCGAGACCGGTATTGATCGCCTCACGCGCCATTTGCGCCCGACGCTCTTCCGTTGCCTTGCGCGCGGCGGACCGGGCGGCAAAATAAAGCCGCTGTTCAGCCGGGCTATCCGGGTTTTTCCAGTTGGGCTCGTTGCCTTCACCGCCCCAGGAACCCCCTTCGGGCATGGCCCAGTCGTCAGGACTGCCTTCTTCGCCAAACTTCCAGCTATCGGGATCCCTGGGATCAAACCACAGGGTGGAGTTATAGAAGAAGCGCCGCGCACAGATGCTTTTCCAGTCCACATCGTCAAGATTGACGCCCGGCATCAGCTTGGAAAAATCCGGCAGCAGACACGAAATATCGCGATTGATCTGCTGGCCGAGTTTGGCAAGGTTGAGTACTGGCACGGCGACCTGTCCCAGCTTGCCAATGGCATTGATCTGGTCCTGTGCCGTCTTGCTGATCTTGCCGAGAATGTCGGTTTGTTTCATCAGCTCGTCAAACTGCTGTTGCAGCTTGTTGAACTGTTCGGTGATCTTGGCAAAGGAGGTGGCGTCAAACACCGGATAGGTGGCAGATGCCGGCAGGCTGGTCAGGGTAAGCAGGCCAGCAACGGCGAGAATGCGCAGATGTTTTCTGTTCATTTCATCCCCCGTTTAAAACGACAGACAAAAAGACAGCGCAGCCCGACCAGCAGACTGGTGAGTACTTGCAGACCAAGCAGCAGGAAGCCGGCCGCCGGGGCGAACAGAAGAAGGCTGGCCGTGAGGGCAAGACCCGTCAGGGTGACCAGAAGGAACACCAGATCGGCCCAGGGCACGGCCATGTTGATCGGGGTTTGAGGCTCTGCCTTGTGACAAAAGGCAGGCATGCCTAGAGGTGGTTGCGCCATGCGTCCCCCCACTGTTTTTGCAATTGTTCCATCAGCTTGTTTTCGTCAGGACCGGAGCGGTAAAAGCGCAGCGGATCGCCCAATGGCGAAAGATCGACATTGAGAATGGCACTTTCTTCATAGCCGCTGACTTCATCGCGCTTGATGATCAAAACCCGGCGGTCATTGAACTCGTCAGACCGGGTGCGGCCCTTCACAAACGCTTTCTGTTCATCATTGAGATTGAAGGGCTCCAGGCTTTCATCATCGATCTTGGAATTGGGAAAGAAGATGAAAACGGCCGTGTTTTCGATGAAGGCTTCCGCCTTGCCGCTTTTGACCAAAGCTGCCGGGTCCTGGAAGATCATGCCGACAATGCCGTTGAGCTTGCGATATTCCCGGTACATTTCAGCAGCGAGTTCGCAAAAACCGGGATTGCGCAACAAATTGGCCGCTTCTTCGATCAGGATGATGAAGCCGCGCAAATTGGGCGCGACCGATTTGGCGATGGTCTCGGCGATATGGCCGACAATCGGGGCACCGAGCGACGGATCCTTCAGCGCCTCATTCATATTGATGCCGACCATATGTGACTGGCCCAGCATCCCGCCCAGACTGTCATGGGGTGCATTCATGATATGGCTGCGCAGTCCGGCATTGCCCTTGTCGTCCGTTACCCATTGCGAAAAGGCCCGGCGTAGTTCGGAGCGTTTGGCAAAGGCGTAAGGGTAAAGCGCATTAAGCGTGCGATTGGGCGGATCAATCTGGAAGGCCAGATCAATCGCATGGCTCAGCGCTTCCTGATCATCAGGGGCGAGGTCAATGCCCGCCATTGCCTTGAGAATGAAATTGATGCGTTCGCGATTGCCCGGATTGTCTTCACCAACATCAAGCGGATTGAGCGAGAGCTTTTCATAGGAC
The window above is part of the Thalassospira marina genome. Proteins encoded here:
- a CDS encoding TrbI/VirB10 family protein, giving the protein MSTAFCDIALVLGLTFGGTCADPGALKAPPQLPADDKTVWGVPSAPPAPPKAPEPAPSFPPVVVTKKVYIERPAPPPPPPPAPVVQPAPPPKPDPYRLALEAAWAQAVPANWQVAGYSQPPAAPGRPAQRVSLTPGLGVTPQQDESLSVFVPDMDLSKTGKSTASAGPSASGQTSGLSAPGPSSLPSSPSGQPLSTDGMVPVGSNGAIPNTPATRDASGTAVRLEPGMGTTGEQAPNVQAGDIPMSLDQPGGIPGKPEQAGQTQTQPQTNPANGGAATVNGTKAATANGQPTGTVTQPANNGSSHSPATAINNNGVSAGADSANGSTDTSNLAVPDLSKMDEAARPEHILDAKKMEIEGDYEGPRRTSSLPVDNSRILTADRYIPVQLETGINSQVGGEDTGTVVVQTTRDVFGYHSRLALLPKGSRLICNYMPPEDMGSSRLAMQCERVLIAGHRAEIRNIKSLVANAQGQLGASGEVDRRFMERYGNAFLLTGISTAVRYAAASTKSESNDGQVATAASEKAAEELSNKFGEITANILEETLSLKPIITIPQGTRFQIRPSMDGISPRWNKS
- a CDS encoding TrbG/VirB9 family P-type conjugative transfer protein, with product MKNRLRKFAWTVALATLLVALAAVFVIHNARAQTAAFTSGRPPMPGQRQNGNSQANSANAGNQPTDAATPANPAPKVPTMPVPDSVVKQAKDQAEGRFGPMVRPRTSGQIQDAWDYAEKNDGVYVTDMCETCTYRVRTREYLVTLIELPAGEEITRIDVGDPRSWSVNKRDERRIAIRPASYGYDTSMIVYGGSGHVYPFYLRAEGVNSINMPDLLVRLKGSVTTRDDMTVAMVRPQQRLRYGSGVQQTRLQNEAGIILPDPVTGQYHDIQEIPLDNQGNPIQLTGPDGTPLESDYQPRVTGYYQGRPIIENMPTGTADAPGSTTRPDLVAGRFDRNGNLVAPLNYDGSMPVFSDETGQIITRQTANGDGTAGETTGQTTGNAATGKTSSGVTITRTKNGIVTGQGRSYSNQPVARIDTSDTVSNTPDNTASGTVAKSATSNPAGADDSEMAKAVHDLSDTDPGTPKDDFIADAGFDPNKLRGWGDYDLWGDDELRPITVFRDDYFTYIRFGERWKDLELPTAYVVVDGLDELVNTRIQGHTYIVESTQRLISLKSGKKFLCIEYEGD
- a CDS encoding VirB8/TrbF family protein, whose translation is MARLTLKRKRKDAPPLPKGRHASIAENDPYGFQASHRRLAWMCRMLTASVVVLGAGQVVSLQTISALVPLKEKEFVFVRTYGADDRTYQIEPISKQVDGFDLFLEATARRFIRILLAIDPVTQEERLREASKLSSLAYWEQFRKERIATGELRDALDRGVVRKIDVETINRVASLTDDYKFAIDFIQTDTINGRPLGQPQRLRAYLSLITRPQQDVPVAEKYTNPFGLTVTGLVLRKRNPSGAGE